A single window of Kitasatospora sp. HUAS MG31 DNA harbors:
- a CDS encoding GNAT family N-acetyltransferase has product MPILSFPEPATPSDLRRQVRGLQEQAWPSPPGEAAPLDAPVHDPELRPLSLLLVEDGTVLAALDILTKDLVHAGARFAAGGLSTVVTRRDIRGRGHGRRLVTAVREAMSEQRLDLGLFTCDRPLEGFYRSAGWRLVPGAVLVGGTPQDPFPSDRPGFDKVTMAAFLSPAARRAEASFHDSRIGLYPGVIDRLW; this is encoded by the coding sequence GTGCCGATCCTGTCCTTCCCCGAGCCCGCCACCCCGTCCGACCTGCGCCGGCAGGTGCGCGGACTCCAGGAGCAGGCCTGGCCCTCCCCGCCCGGCGAGGCCGCGCCGCTCGACGCCCCGGTCCACGATCCCGAGCTGCGACCGCTGTCCCTGCTGCTCGTGGAGGACGGGACGGTGCTGGCCGCCCTGGACATCCTGACCAAGGACCTGGTGCACGCCGGTGCGCGGTTCGCCGCCGGCGGGCTCAGCACGGTGGTGACCCGGCGGGACATCCGAGGCCGGGGGCACGGCCGGCGCCTGGTGACCGCGGTCCGGGAGGCGATGAGCGAGCAGCGACTGGACCTGGGCCTGTTCACCTGCGACCGCCCGCTGGAGGGGTTCTACCGCAGTGCGGGCTGGCGGCTGGTACCCGGCGCCGTGCTGGTCGGCGGCACCCCGCAGGACCCGTTCCCCAGCGACCGGCCCGGGTTCGACAAGGTCACCATGGCCGCCTTCCTCTCCCCCGCGGCCCGGCGGGCCGAGGCCTCCTTCCACGACAGCCGCATCGGGCTGTACCCGGGCGTGATCGACCGGCTCTGGTGA
- a CDS encoding peptidylprolyl isomerase has translation MSNVYFDITIDGAPAGRIVFKLFDETVPKTAQNFRELATGQHGFGYAGSPFHRVIPEFMLQGGDFTAGNGTGGKSIWGGEFKDENFQLRHDRPFLLSMANAGRNTNGSQFFITTVVTPWLDGKHVVFGEVVEGSELVKKIESLGSPSGATRSKIVVAASGVVEK, from the coding sequence ATGAGCAACGTCTACTTCGACATCACCATCGACGGCGCGCCGGCCGGCCGAATCGTCTTCAAGCTCTTCGACGAGACCGTCCCGAAGACCGCGCAGAACTTCCGCGAGCTCGCCACCGGCCAGCACGGTTTCGGTTACGCCGGTTCGCCGTTCCACCGCGTCATCCCCGAGTTCATGCTGCAGGGTGGCGACTTCACCGCCGGCAACGGCACCGGCGGCAAGAGCATCTGGGGCGGCGAGTTCAAGGACGAGAACTTCCAGCTCCGCCATGACCGGCCGTTCCTGCTGTCGATGGCGAACGCGGGCCGCAACACCAACGGCTCGCAGTTCTTCATCACCACCGTGGTGACCCCGTGGCTGGACGGCAAGCACGTCGTCTTCGGCGAGGTCGTCGAGGGCAGCGAGCTGGTCAAGAAGATCGAGTCCCTGGGCTCTCCGTCCGGCGCCACCCGTTCCAAGATCGTCGTCGCCGCCTCGGGCGTCGTCGAGAAGTGA
- a CDS encoding SigE family RNA polymerase sigma factor — protein MSPEQENGFEDFVAARQAALRRTAYLLCGDWHLAEDLVQAALIRLYARWTRLRDPQAAFGYARTTLTRAYIDDRRRRSSGEVPGAELPDRAAAGADSDRRLALMAALARVTPGYRAVLVLRYWEDQSIEETAAILRRSSGAVRSDAHRGLAQLRSILGGSINEIAAG, from the coding sequence ATGTCGCCGGAGCAGGAGAACGGGTTCGAGGATTTCGTCGCGGCGCGGCAGGCGGCGCTGCGCCGGACGGCGTACCTGCTGTGCGGGGACTGGCATCTGGCGGAGGATCTGGTGCAGGCCGCGCTGATCCGGCTGTACGCCCGCTGGACGCGGTTGCGCGATCCGCAGGCGGCGTTCGGTTATGCGCGGACCACGCTCACCCGGGCGTACATCGACGACCGGCGGCGGCGTTCCAGCGGGGAGGTGCCGGGTGCCGAGCTGCCGGACCGAGCGGCCGCCGGGGCGGACAGCGACCGGCGGTTGGCGCTGATGGCGGCGCTCGCCCGGGTGACGCCGGGGTACCGGGCGGTGCTGGTGCTGCGGTACTGGGAGGACCAGAGCATCGAGGAGACGGCGGCGATCCTCCGGCGGAGTTCGGGGGCGGTCCGCTCGGACGCCCACCGGGGTCTGGCTCAGCTGCGGTCGATCCTGGGCGGGTCGATCAACGAGATCGCCGCCGGCTGA
- a CDS encoding class I SAM-dependent methyltransferase, translating to MSVQQYDRIGEAFEGFKSLPLMQYGEVPSFLGMVGDVNGRSVLDLACGTGFYSREFKRRGATEVLGVDISVEMVAAAREIERRDPLGVRYEVGDVAELRPLERQFDIAPGVQCLNYAEDIAGLERMCRNIHRSLVPGGEFFVLAQKPDYAFDCASLASYGFRCEPSGEEAEAGPRARVTALLDPEPISIVATVPRREVYEECLGAAGFAGVEWVPLQISEAGLRTYGEEFWADLLTHPPLEMLRCHA from the coding sequence GTGAGCGTGCAGCAGTACGACAGGATCGGCGAGGCGTTCGAGGGGTTCAAGTCCCTGCCGTTGATGCAGTACGGGGAGGTGCCGAGCTTCCTGGGGATGGTCGGGGACGTGAACGGCCGGTCGGTGCTCGACCTGGCGTGCGGGACCGGCTTCTACAGCAGGGAGTTCAAGCGGCGTGGCGCCACCGAGGTCCTCGGCGTCGACATCTCCGTCGAGATGGTCGCCGCCGCACGGGAGATCGAACGGCGCGACCCGCTGGGCGTGCGGTACGAGGTCGGAGATGTGGCCGAACTGCGGCCGCTGGAACGGCAGTTCGACATCGCACCGGGTGTGCAGTGTCTCAACTACGCCGAGGACATCGCCGGGTTGGAGCGGATGTGTCGCAACATCCACCGAAGCCTGGTGCCCGGCGGGGAGTTCTTCGTGCTCGCCCAGAAGCCCGACTACGCCTTCGACTGCGCATCGCTGGCCAGCTACGGGTTCCGCTGCGAGCCCTCCGGCGAGGAGGCCGAGGCGGGGCCCCGGGCGCGGGTGACGGCCCTCCTCGACCCGGAGCCGATCAGCATCGTCGCCACCGTCCCGCGCCGCGAGGTGTACGAGGAGTGCCTGGGGGCGGCCGGCTTCGCCGGGGTGGAGTGGGTTCCGCTGCAGATCTCCGAGGCCGGCCTCCGCACGTACGGCGAGGAGTTCTGGGCGGACCTCCTCACCCACCCGCCGCTGGAGATGCTGCGCTGCCACGCCTGA